A section of the Lepus europaeus isolate LE1 chromosome 19, mLepTim1.pri, whole genome shotgun sequence genome encodes:
- the GINS3 gene encoding LOW QUALITY PROTEIN: DNA replication complex GINS protein PSF3 (The sequence of the model RefSeq protein was modified relative to this genomic sequence to represent the inferred CDS: inserted 1 base in 1 codon), whose amino-acid sequence PGTREVSISSGCGDDRLRPCHPARPPLPPPPPPLPPPPSLYTPDSGRFPEWKRRSSSRRHVEAYFPVESGALGPEENFLSLDDILMSHEKLPVRTEIPMPRLGVFFXDRSSGAESDHAIPQGSKLELPLWLAKGLFDNKRRVLSAELPKLYQQGWRTVFSADANVVDLHKMGPHFYGFGSQLLHFDSPENADISQCLLQTFIGRFRRIMDSSQNAYNEDTSALVARLDELERGLFQTGQKGLNDFQCWEKGQASQLTASSLVRNYKKRKFTDMEN is encoded by the exons CCCGGGACGCGGGAAGTTTCAATCTCCTCAGGCTGCGGTGACGATCGCCTCcgtccctgccaccctgcccgacctcctcttcctcctcctcctcctcctctccctcctcctccttctctttacACTCCTGACTCCGGGAGATTCCCCGAGTGGAAGCGGAGAAGCTCAAGTCGCCGCCATGTCGAAGCATACTTCCCCGTGGAGTCGGGGGCGCTGGGGCCTGAGGAGAACTTTCTGTCCCTGGACGACATCCTGATGTCCCACGAGAAGCTTCCGGTGCGCACAGAGATCCCCATGCCCCGCCTCGGCGTTTTCT CAGACCGGAGCTCGGGCGCCGAGAGCGACCACGCCATCCCACAG GGCTCAAAGCTTGAGCTGCCCCTGTGGCTGGCAAAGGGGCTCTTTGACAACAAGCGGCGGGTCCTTTCCGCGGAGCTTCCCAAGCTCTACCAGCAGGGCTGGAGGACAGTGTTCAGCGCCGATGCCAACGTGGTGGACCTGCACAAAATGGGCCCGCATTTCTATGGctttggctcccagctcctgcacttTGACAGCCCAGAGAATGCAGATATCTCCCAGTGTCTGCTCCAG ACATTCATTGGACGCTTTCGCCGCATCATGGACTCCTCCCAGAACGCTTACAACGAAGACACTTCAGCCCTGGTAGCCAGGCTAGATGAGTTGGAGAGGGGCTTATTTCAGACGGGGCAGAAAGGACTGAATGACTTCCAGTGTTGGGAGAAGGGGCAGGCTTCTCAACTCACGGCTTCTAGCCTCGTTCGGAATTACAAGAAGAGAAAATTCACCGACATGGAGAACTGA